Proteins encoded by one window of Musa acuminata AAA Group cultivar baxijiao chromosome BXJ2-9, Cavendish_Baxijiao_AAA, whole genome shotgun sequence:
- the LOC135623335 gene encoding auxin-induced protein 6B-like, which yields MRTAMKKVEKIRQIVQLKQVMRRWRALSLRRHGGEANKAEGEAGSGRPVRSGFLAVYVGPERRRFVIPTRFLNLPVFAALLQRAEEEYGFPPAGGLALPCDPAFFRWVLDALDRDEPRLGSLSLEDFYTLFADLGAATASPCREPVAYNGFSPLLPKTKAR from the coding sequence ATGAGGACAGCCATGAAGAAAGTGGAGAAGATCCGGCAGATCGTGCAGCTGAAGCAGGTGATGCGGCGGTGGAGGGCACTGAGTCTTCGGCGCCACGGCGGGGAGGCTAACAAGGCGGAGGGCGAGGCTGGGTCGGGGAGACCCGTCCGGTCTGGGTTCCTGGCGGTGTACGTGGGGCCGGAGCGTCGGCGGTTCGTGATCCCGACCCGGTTCCTCAACCTGCCGGTGTTCGCCGCCCTGCTGCAGCGGGCGGAGGAGGAGTACGGGTTCCCCCCCGCCGGCGGTCTGGCCCTCCCCTGCGACCCGGCCTTCTTCAGGTGGGTGCTCGACGCGCTCGACCGGGACGAGCCCCGGCTCGGCTCCCTCAGCCTCGAAGACTTCTACACCCTCTTCGCTGACCTCGGCGCCGCCACCGCTTCCCCATGCCGCGAGCCCGTCGCTTACAACGGCTTCTCCCCTCTCCTCCCCAAGACCAAGGCTCGATAA
- the LOC103997896 gene encoding isoamylase 1, chloroplastic isoform X1, whose protein sequence is MDMSRTTSRFSFASNCGLFPVKCGNLRRFARGGGDLVGNSVTLRVSGGSRRVESLVSNASARGGDEVETVVIERPGLAPFQVLAGSPAPLGATACDGGVNFAIYSSGATAAALCLFTLSDLTANRVTEEVVLDPLINRTGNVWHVFLQGELDDMVYGYKFDGKLSPKEGHYFDYSRILLDPYAKAVISRGEYGVLGPGGECWPQMAGMIPVSNEEFDWEGDLPLQYPQKDLIIYEMHVRGFTKHDSSETDSPGTYISAIKKLDHLKELGINCIELMPCHEFNELEYFSYNSVLGENKLNFWGYSTVNYFSPMIRYSSAGLANCGRDAINEFKTLIREAHKRGIEVLLDVVFNHTAEGNENGPMISFRGIDNSTYYMLAPKGEFYNYSGCGNTINCNHPVVRQFIVDCLRYWVTEMHVDGFRFDLASIMTRSCSLWDPVNVYGNPIEGDMVTTGTPVGGPPLIEMISNDPILCKVKLIAEAWDAGGLYQVGSFPHSGIWSEWNGQYRDIVRQFIKGTDGFAGAFAQCLCGSPNLYQDGGRKPWHSINFICAHDGFTLADLVTYNNKSNLSNGEDNRDGENHNLSWNCGEEGEFASLTVRRLRKRQMRNFFLCLMVSQGVPMIYMGDEYGHTKGGNNNTYCHDNYFNYFRWDRKEESSSDFYRFCRLMIKFRYECESLGLDEFPTAERLQWHGHQPKTPDWSETSRFVAFTMSDSLQGEIYVAFNTSHLPVTVTLPERSGYRWEPLVDTSKPVPYDFLSDDVPDRATAVKLYSHFLDANLYPMLSYSSVILILQPDA, encoded by the exons ATGGACATGTCCAGGACCACTTCAAGGTTCAGTTTCGCGTCCAATTGCGGTCTCTTTCCGGTGAAATGCGGGAATCTCCGTAGGTTTGCGAGAGGAGGGGGTGACCTCGTCGGCAATTCGGTCACCTTGAGGGTTTCTGGGGGTTCAAGAAGAGTGGAATCTTTGGTCAGCAATGCGAGTGCTCGTGGGGGTGACGAGGTGGAGACCGTGGTCATCGAGAGGCCGGGCCTTGCTCCATTCCAAGTGCTCGCCGGGAGCCCCGCGCCACTTGGTGCCACGGCTTGCGATGGCGGTGTCAATTTCGCAATTTACTCCAGCGGCGCCACGGCCGCGGCGCTGTGCCTTTTCACGCTCTCTGATTTGACAGCT AACAGAGTGACAGAGGAGGTTGTCCTTGATCCTTTGATCAACAGGACTGGGAATGTTTGGCATGTTTTTCTTCAAGGGGAACTTGACGATATGGTGTATGGGTACAAGTTTGATGGGAAGCTTTCTCCTAAGGAAGGACACTACTTTGATTATTCCCGAATCTTGTTGGATCCATATGCTAAG gcaGTAATAAGCAGAGGAGAATATGGTGTCCTAGGACCTGGAGGTGAATGTTGGCCCCAGATGGCAGGCATGATACCAGTTTCTAATGAGGaa TTCGATTGGGAGGGAGATTTACCTCTGCAGTACCCTCAAAAGGACCTTATAATTTATGAGATGCATGTGCGCGGCTTTACAAAGCATGACTCtagtgagaccgattcacctggaACCTACATTAGCGCAATAAAAAAATTGGACCATTTGAAG GAATTGGGAATCAACTGTATAGAGTTAATGCCATGTCATGAGTTCAACGAGCTGGAGTACTTCAGCTACAATTCTGTTCTTGGCGAGAATAA GCTGAACTTCTGGGGTTACTCTACTGTCAACTACTTTTCACCCATGATAAGATATTCATCAGCTGGTTTGGCTAACTGTGGCCGTGATGCAATAAATGAATTCAAGACTCTCATTAGAGAAGCTCATAAGCGAGGAATTGAA GTACTTTTGGACGTTGTTTTCAATCATACAGCTGAAGGGAATGAGAATGGTCCTATGATTTCATTTAGGGGCATTGATAACAGCACATATTATATGCTTGCACCAAAG GGTGAGTTTTACAACTATTCAGGTTGTGGCAACACCATCAACTGTAATCACCCGGTGGTTCGTCAATTTATAGTTGACTGTTTAAG ATATTGGGTTACAGAAATGCATGTTGATGGATTTCGCTTTGATCTTGCATCTATTATGACCAGGAGTTGCAG CCTATGGGATCCTGTGAATGTATATGGAAATCCCATAGAAGGTGATATGGTGACAACTGGAACTCCTGTTGGTGGTCCTCCACTTATTGAAATGATCAGCAATGATCCAATTCTTTGCAAAGTCAAG TTGATTGCTGAAGCATGGGATGCTGGAGGCCTTTACCAAGTTGGTAGCTTTCCACACTCGGGTATTTGGTCTGAGTGGAATGGACAG TATCGTGACATAGTGAGGCAATTCATCAAGGGTACCGATGGATTTGCTGGAGCTTTTGCGCAGTGTCTTTGTGGTAGCCCAAATCTATACCAG GATGGAGGAAGAAAACCGTGGCATAGCATCAACTTCATCTGTGCACATGATGGATTTACTTTAGCTGATCTGGTGACATACAATAACAAGTCCAACTTGTCAAATGGTGAAGATAACAGAGATGGGGAGAATCATAATCTTAGCTGGAACTGTGGAGAG GAGGGGGAGTTTGCAAGCTTAACCGTAAGAAGATTAAGAAAAAGACAAATGCGGAATTTTTTCCTTTGCCTCATGGTTTCCCAA GGAGTGCCAATGATTTACATGGGCGATGAATATGGCCATACAAAAGGAGGAAACAACAACACATACTGCCATGATAATTAT TTCAACTATTTCCGTTGGGATAGGAAGGAGGAATCCTCATCTGATTTCTACCGTTTCTGTCGACTCATGATCAAGTTCCGCTA CGAATGTGAATCCCTTGGCCTGGATGAATTCCCAACAGCGGAGCGACTCCAATGGCACGGCCACCAGCCCAAGACTCCCGACTGGTCCGAAACCAGCAGATTTGTCGCATTTACCATG AGTGATTCATTGCAGGGAGAGATCTATGTGGCCTTCAACACAAGCCATCTGCCAGTGACAGTCACACTACCAGAACGCTCGGGCTATCGATGGGAGCCGCTGGTGGACACGAGTAAGCCTGTGCCCTACGACTTCCTCTCCGATGATGTCCCTGACAGAGCCACGGCCGTCAAACTGTACTCCCATTTCCTGGACGCCAACCTGTACCCCATGCTTAGCTACTCCTCTGTTATATTAATACTCCAACCCGATGCTTGA
- the LOC103997896 gene encoding isoamylase SU1, chloroplastic isoform X2, whose product MVYGYKFDGKLSPKEGHYFDYSRILLDPYAKAVISRGEYGVLGPGGECWPQMAGMIPVSNEEFDWEGDLPLQYPQKDLIIYEMHVRGFTKHDSSETDSPGTYISAIKKLDHLKELGINCIELMPCHEFNELEYFSYNSVLGENKLNFWGYSTVNYFSPMIRYSSAGLANCGRDAINEFKTLIREAHKRGIEVLLDVVFNHTAEGNENGPMISFRGIDNSTYYMLAPKGEFYNYSGCGNTINCNHPVVRQFIVDCLRYWVTEMHVDGFRFDLASIMTRSCSLWDPVNVYGNPIEGDMVTTGTPVGGPPLIEMISNDPILCKVKLIAEAWDAGGLYQVGSFPHSGIWSEWNGQYRDIVRQFIKGTDGFAGAFAQCLCGSPNLYQDGGRKPWHSINFICAHDGFTLADLVTYNNKSNLSNGEDNRDGENHNLSWNCGEEGEFASLTVRRLRKRQMRNFFLCLMVSQGVPMIYMGDEYGHTKGGNNNTYCHDNYFNYFRWDRKEESSSDFYRFCRLMIKFRYECESLGLDEFPTAERLQWHGHQPKTPDWSETSRFVAFTMSDSLQGEIYVAFNTSHLPVTVTLPERSGYRWEPLVDTSKPVPYDFLSDDVPDRATAVKLYSHFLDANLYPMLSYSSVILILQPDA is encoded by the exons ATGGTGTATGGGTACAAGTTTGATGGGAAGCTTTCTCCTAAGGAAGGACACTACTTTGATTATTCCCGAATCTTGTTGGATCCATATGCTAAG gcaGTAATAAGCAGAGGAGAATATGGTGTCCTAGGACCTGGAGGTGAATGTTGGCCCCAGATGGCAGGCATGATACCAGTTTCTAATGAGGaa TTCGATTGGGAGGGAGATTTACCTCTGCAGTACCCTCAAAAGGACCTTATAATTTATGAGATGCATGTGCGCGGCTTTACAAAGCATGACTCtagtgagaccgattcacctggaACCTACATTAGCGCAATAAAAAAATTGGACCATTTGAAG GAATTGGGAATCAACTGTATAGAGTTAATGCCATGTCATGAGTTCAACGAGCTGGAGTACTTCAGCTACAATTCTGTTCTTGGCGAGAATAA GCTGAACTTCTGGGGTTACTCTACTGTCAACTACTTTTCACCCATGATAAGATATTCATCAGCTGGTTTGGCTAACTGTGGCCGTGATGCAATAAATGAATTCAAGACTCTCATTAGAGAAGCTCATAAGCGAGGAATTGAA GTACTTTTGGACGTTGTTTTCAATCATACAGCTGAAGGGAATGAGAATGGTCCTATGATTTCATTTAGGGGCATTGATAACAGCACATATTATATGCTTGCACCAAAG GGTGAGTTTTACAACTATTCAGGTTGTGGCAACACCATCAACTGTAATCACCCGGTGGTTCGTCAATTTATAGTTGACTGTTTAAG ATATTGGGTTACAGAAATGCATGTTGATGGATTTCGCTTTGATCTTGCATCTATTATGACCAGGAGTTGCAG CCTATGGGATCCTGTGAATGTATATGGAAATCCCATAGAAGGTGATATGGTGACAACTGGAACTCCTGTTGGTGGTCCTCCACTTATTGAAATGATCAGCAATGATCCAATTCTTTGCAAAGTCAAG TTGATTGCTGAAGCATGGGATGCTGGAGGCCTTTACCAAGTTGGTAGCTTTCCACACTCGGGTATTTGGTCTGAGTGGAATGGACAG TATCGTGACATAGTGAGGCAATTCATCAAGGGTACCGATGGATTTGCTGGAGCTTTTGCGCAGTGTCTTTGTGGTAGCCCAAATCTATACCAG GATGGAGGAAGAAAACCGTGGCATAGCATCAACTTCATCTGTGCACATGATGGATTTACTTTAGCTGATCTGGTGACATACAATAACAAGTCCAACTTGTCAAATGGTGAAGATAACAGAGATGGGGAGAATCATAATCTTAGCTGGAACTGTGGAGAG GAGGGGGAGTTTGCAAGCTTAACCGTAAGAAGATTAAGAAAAAGACAAATGCGGAATTTTTTCCTTTGCCTCATGGTTTCCCAA GGAGTGCCAATGATTTACATGGGCGATGAATATGGCCATACAAAAGGAGGAAACAACAACACATACTGCCATGATAATTAT TTCAACTATTTCCGTTGGGATAGGAAGGAGGAATCCTCATCTGATTTCTACCGTTTCTGTCGACTCATGATCAAGTTCCGCTA CGAATGTGAATCCCTTGGCCTGGATGAATTCCCAACAGCGGAGCGACTCCAATGGCACGGCCACCAGCCCAAGACTCCCGACTGGTCCGAAACCAGCAGATTTGTCGCATTTACCATG AGTGATTCATTGCAGGGAGAGATCTATGTGGCCTTCAACACAAGCCATCTGCCAGTGACAGTCACACTACCAGAACGCTCGGGCTATCGATGGGAGCCGCTGGTGGACACGAGTAAGCCTGTGCCCTACGACTTCCTCTCCGATGATGTCCCTGACAGAGCCACGGCCGTCAAACTGTACTCCCATTTCCTGGACGCCAACCTGTACCCCATGCTTAGCTACTCCTCTGTTATATTAATACTCCAACCCGATGCTTGA
- the LOC135623310 gene encoding uncharacterized protein LOC135623310, translating into MAVCISSKSMTLHHWLHKCSSSVGSVSAAVAVAVAWKKGKMKKLCLLPVNCTPLEQNPKTEQEHMTEEEEEEFRILCEPCNGRGWLLCDFCKGKKNNVKAENNRIYRRCPTCKAVRPMTFCLLAGWLCFVLKMQSLQVYHLPRLF; encoded by the exons ATGGCAGTATGTATATCGAGCAAGTCAATGACTCTCCACCATTGGTTGCACAAGTGTTCCTCTTCGGTCGGTTCAGTATCGGCAGCTGTAGCAGTAGCTGTTGCATGGAAGAAGGGGAAGATGAAGAAGCTATGCTTACTTCCCGTGAATTGCACCCCCTTGGAGCAAAACCCCAAAACCGAACAAGAACATAtgacagaggaggaggaagag GAATTCAGAATTCTGTGTGAACCCTGCAATGGCAGAGGATGGCTGCTTTGTGACTTCTGTAAAGGCAAGAAGAACAATGTGAAGGCTGAAAACAATCGAATCTACCGCCGTTGCCCAACATGCAAAGCTGTAA GACCTATGACCTTTTGTCTTCTTGCAGGTTGGTTATGTTTTGTGCTCAAAATGCAAAGTCTTCAAGTGTATCACCTTCCCAGATTATTCTGA